The following nucleotide sequence is from Streptomyces leeuwenhoekii.
ATCGGCCCGGTGCCGTCCTTCATCATCAACGGCTACAGCAGTCTCCCGGTCGTACTCCGGCCGTCCGCGACCTGCGCGACCTGACGCCCGCCCCCGCCCCCCGGCCCGGTCCTCGCCTGCCGGGTCCCTTGCGCTCGGCCCGCGCCTGCCCGTTCCCCTCTCACCCGTCCCGCGCCTGCCCGCCGCGTTTCCCGGCCCTTCTGCCTCCCCTCCGTCCGTCTCCCCGGTCTGGTCGCTGCCGGTGCCGGTGCGGTGCGGGTGCGGGTGCGGGGGGTGCCACCGCGTCGGCGTCGCCCGTC
It contains:
- a CDS encoding cytochrome P450, which codes for MEAGVALAALFERFPGMTLARPVEEIGPVPSFIINGYSSLPVVLRPSATCAT